One genomic segment of Impatiens glandulifera chromosome 6, dImpGla2.1, whole genome shotgun sequence includes these proteins:
- the LOC124941366 gene encoding eukaryotic translation initiation factor 5-like: MALQNIGAGNKDDAFYRYKMPRMLTKIEGRGNGIKTNVVNMVEIAKALGRPASYTTKYFGCELGAQSKFDEKTGTSHVNGAHDTSKLAGLLENFIKKYVQCYGCGNPETEVIISKSQMITLKCIACGFISDVDMRDKLTTFIVKNPPEQKKGSKDKKAMRKAEKERLKEGEAADEEQKKLKKDAIKKKGTTVAKTSSKKKDEDHSPQGSQADETESVAVEDNDDDDDAGDDVQWLTDTSAEAARQRIQEQLSAVTAGMVMLSTEEDEKPKAVKAHLKLVASIKEFLDKGSSAAQFKLFVESLTESPKEIMEALFEAMFDGIGKGFSKEVVKKKNYLAAVQGEGSSQLVLLEAIENYCGKTNTDALKEVALVLKALYDMDVLEEEFIVEWYEKGLVGSNKGSSIWKNVKPFIEWLQSAESESEDEE; this comes from the coding sequence ATGGCTCTTCAGAATATCGGTGCTGGAAACAAGGATGACGCCTTCTATCGTTACAAGATGCCGAGAATGTTGACAAAGATTGAAGGGCGTGGAAATGGCATTAAGACTAACGTAGTCAACATGGTTGAAATCGCGAAAGCCCTAGGTAGGCCTGCTTCTTATACGACGAAATACTTTGGATGTGAGCTCGGAGCCCAATCGAAATTTGATGAGAAAACTGGAACCTCACATGTAAACGGGGCACACGACACTTCCAAGCTTGCGGGTCTTCTCGAGAATTTTATCAAGAAATATGTTCAATGCTATGGGTGTGGGAATCCAGAGACTGAAGTAATCATATCGAAGTCGCAAATGATCACTCTGAAGTGCATTGCTTGTGGATTTATTTCTGATGTTGATATGAGGGATAAGCTCACTACGTTTATAGTTAAAAACCCGCCAGAACAGAAAAAGGGTTCAAAGGATAAGAAGGCGATGAGGAAAGCTGAGAAGGAACGTCTCAAGGAAGGTGAAGCGGCCGATGAAGAGCAGAAGAAACTGAAAAAAGATGCTATTAAAAAGAAGGGAACTACTGTGGCGAAAACATCGTCTAAAAAGAAAGACGAAGATCATTCTCCTCAAGGCAGCCAAGCCGATGAGACCGAATCTGTTGCAGTCGAGGACaatgacgatgatgatgatgctggCGACGACGTCCAATGGCTGACAGACACATCAGCAGAGGCTGCCCGTCAGCGAATTCAGGAACAGCTGAGTGCTGTTACTGCTGGTATGGTTATGCTATCGACAGAAGAAGATGAGAAGCCAAAGGCGGTCAAGGCACATTTGAAGCTGGTTGCTTCAATTAAAGAATTTCTGGATAAGGGTTCATCCGCAGCTCAGTTTAAATTGTTTGTTGAATCATTAACTGAATCTCCAAAGGAGATAATGGAGGCATTGTTTGAAGCTATGTTTGACGGAATTGGCAAGGGTTTCTCAAAGGAAgttgtgaagaagaagaattatcTTGCGGCTGTTCAAGGGGAGGGTTCATCTCAGCTGGTGCTGCTTGAAGCGATTGAGAATTATTGTGGGAAAACGAATACGGATGCATTGAAGGAAGTTGCTCTGGTGCTGAAGGCGCTTTACGATATGGATGTTTTGGAAGAGGAGTTTATCGTGGAATGGTACGAGAAGGGTTTGGTTGGGAGTAACAAAGGGAGTTCAATTTGGAAGAATGTTAAGCCTTTTATTGAGTGGCTTCAGAGTGCTGAATCTGAAagtgaagatgaagaatga
- the LOC124941211 gene encoding DNA-binding protein SMUBP-2 isoform X1, translating into METSVFICSNISTFVLKSPRRLTLNPPSWGSSFITNRKVLTTNRRPSFTKYSSIRCSNSGIETTVSKRKYRSRRSGNKVSTNKKLEEESPTEVVDNSGAQQPSAAKETPSKVKNGKTVDLRSLRQNGDPMGRRDMGKSVVRWICEGMKAMASDIAMSEIQGEFLEVRQRMGPGLTFVIQSQPYLTAIPMPLGLEAVCLKACTHYPTLFDNFQRELREVLVELESKALVHNWRDTESWKLLKELATSAQHKSIARKISQPKTFQSSLGMDLDKVKAIQSRIDEFTKHMSDLLRIERDSELEYTQEELDAVPLPSKDIPSSPKAIDYLVSHGQSDQELCDTICNLNAINSSTGLGGMHLVLFRVDGNHRLPPTTLSPGDMVCVRTCDSRGAGATSCMQGFVHNLGEDGCSITVALESRHGDPTFAKLFGKSIRIDRIPGLADALTYERNCEALMILRKKGLDKNNPSIAVVATLFGDKEDVSWLEEKNIVDWTEVKADDILNSKYDDSQRKALSFGLNQKRPVLIIQGPPGTGKSVLLKELILQAVKQGERVLLTAPTNAAVDNIVEKLSDSEIKIVRCGNPARISPVVASKSLVELVNVKIADFRAEFDRKRSDLRKDLRLCLRDDSLASGIRQLLKQLGKALKKKEKEIIKEILEGAHVVLATNTGAADPLIRRLDAFDLVIIDEAAQAIEASCWIPILQGKRCILAGDQCQLAPIILSRIASEGGLGISLLERATTLHDEVLVTKLTTQFRMNDAISSWASREMYGGSLKSSPIVASHLLVDSPFVKPTWITQCPLLLLDTRKQHGSLSIGCEERLDPAGTGSFYNEGEADIVVEHVACLIYAGVNPAAILVQSPYVAQVQLLRDMLDELYEARGVEVSTVDSFQGREADAVIVSMVRSNTLGAVGFLGDSRRMNVAITRARKHVAVICDSSTICHNTFLARLLRHIRHNGRVKHAEPGAYGGSGLGMDPMLA; encoded by the exons ATGGAAACGTCGGTATTTATCTGTAGTAACATCTCGACTTTCGTTTTGAAGTCACCTCGCCGTCTCACGCTAAATCCTCCATCATGGGGATCCTCTTTCATAACTAACAGAAAAGTCTTGACAACTAACCGTCGTCCATCATTCACCAAATATAGTTCGATTCGTTGCAGTAACAGCGGGATTGAAACAACTGTTTCCAAGAGAAAATACCGCAGCCGCAGGTCTGGAAACAAGGTTTCAACGAATAAGAAGCTCGAGGAGGAGTCTCCCACTGAAGTTGTTGACAATTCTGGTGCTCAGCAGCCATCTGCAGCCAAGGAAACTCCGTCCAAGGTTAAGAATGGTAAGACGGTTGATCTGCGCAGTTTACGTCAGAATGGAGACCCAATGGGGAGAAGGGATATGGGGAAAAGTGTGGTAAGATGGATATGCGAGGGGATGAAAGCTATGGCATCGGATATTGCAATGTCGGAGATTCAAGGGGAGTTTTTGGAGGTCAGACAGCGGATGGGTCCTGGTCTTACATTCGTTATTCAATCTCAGCCATACCTAACCGCTATTCCGATGCCTCTTGGACTAGAAGCAGTCTGTCTGAAAGCTTGCACCCACTATCCTACTCTTTTTGATAATTTTCAGAGAGAGCTGAGAGAAGTTCTCGTTGAACTGGAGTCTAAAGCATTAGTTCACAATTGGCGTGATACTGAATCATGGAAGCTTCTGAAAGAGCTGGCAACTTCAG CTCAGCACAAATCTATTGCAAGGAAAATTTCTCAACCTAAGACTTTCCAAAGTAGTCTGGGTATGGATCTTGACAAGGTCAAGGCCATTCAAAGCAGGATTGATGAGTTTACTAAACACATGTCAGATCTTCTTCGTATAGAAAGAGATTCTGAACTAGAGTATACACAAGAAGAGTTGGATGCTGTTCCTTTACCCAGCAAGGATATCCCCAGTTCACCAAAAGCAATTGATTACTTGGTTAGCCATGGCCAGTCTGATCAAGAACTTTGTGATACCATCTGCAATTTGAATGCAATTAACTCGTCTACAG GATTAGGTGGAATGCATTTGGTACTATTTAGGGTAGATGGAAATCACAGGCTACCACCAACTACCCTTTCGCCTGGAGACATGGTTTGTGTGAGAACTTGTGACAGCAGGGGTGCTGGCGCAACATCTTGCATGCAGGGGTTTGTTCATAATCTCGGAGAGGATGGATGTAGCATTACTGTGGCTTTAGAATCTAGACATGGTGATCCCACCTTCGCTAAGCTCTTTGGGAAGTCTATACGCATTGATCGGATTCCTGGATTAGCTGATGCACTGACATATGAG CGAAATTGTGAAGCATTGATGATATTGCGGAAGAAAGGTTTGGATAAGAACAACCCCTCCATTGCTGTAGTTGCTACGCTATTTGGAGACAAAGAAGATGTTTCTTGGCTGgaggaaaaaaatattgtggATTGGACTGAAGTGAAAGCTGATGATATTTTAAACTCTAAATATGATGATTCCCAAAGGAAAGCACTATCCTTTGGTTTGAACCAGAAACGTCCAGTTCTGATAATACAAGGGCCTCCAGGTACTGGAAAATCGGTTCTACTAAAAGAACTGATCTTACAAGCAGTCAAACAGGGTGAGAGGGTCCTTTTAACTGCACCAACAAATGCTGCCGTTGACAACATTGTTGAAAAACTTTCTGATAGCGAAATAAAAATTGTACGTTGTGGAAATCCAGCAAGGATATCGCCTGTTGTTGCTTCAAAGTCGCTGGTAGAGCTTGTGAATGTGAAGATTGCAGATTTCAGAGCAGAGTTTGATAGAAAAAGATCGGATTTAAGGAAGGACTTAAGACTTTGTTTGAGGGATGATTCTCTAGCTTCTGGGATTCGTCAACTTCTGAAACAATTAGGTAAAGctttgaagaagaaggaaaaggAAATCATAAAGGAGATATTAGAAGGCGCTCATGTTGTTCTGGCAACCAATACTGGAGCAGCTGATCCTCTCATTCGACGGTTAGATGCATTTGATCTGGTTATTATAGATGAAGCAGCCCAAGCAATTGAAGCTTCTTGCTGGATCCCAATATTGCAGGGAAAAAGGTGTATTCTTGCAGGTGATCAATGCCAACTAGCTCCAATAATTCTATCTAGAATAGCTTCTGAAGGTGGTCTTGGAATATCACTCTTGGAGAGAGCAACAACCTTGCATGATGAAGTTCTAGTCACCAAACTGACAACTCAATTCAGGATGAATGATGCAATATCAAGTTGGGCTTCAAGGGAGATGTATGGTGGATCATTAAAATCCTCCCCCATTGTTGCTTCTCATCTACTTGTGGATTCTCCATTTGTTAAG CCTACTTGGATAACACAATGTCCATTGCTTTTGCTCGATACAAGAAAACAACATGGAAGTTTATCCATAGGCTGTGAGGAGCGTTTGGATCCTGCTGGGACAGGTTCTTTTTACAATGAAGGGGAAGCAGATATTGTTGTGGAACACGTTGCTTGTTTGATATATGCTG GTGTTAACCCGGCAGCTATCTTAGTTCAGTCTCCTTATGTTGCTCAGGTACAACTCCTAAGGGACATGCTGGATGAGCTTTATGAGGCTAGAGGAGTAGAAGTTTCGACTGTTGACAGCTTTCAAGGTCGGGAAGCTGATGCAGTGATTGTATCAATG GTTCGATCAAACACACTAGGAGCGGTTGGATTCTTGGGGGACAGCCGACGTATGAACGTGGCCATAACAAGAGCACGCAAACACGTTGCAGTTATATGCGATAGCTCAACAATATGCCATAACACTTTCCTTGCCAGGCTTTTGCGTCATATCAGGCATAATGGTAGAGTGAAGCACGCAGAGCCTGGTGCATATGGTGGTTCTGGCCTTGGTATGGACCCAATGCTGGCCTAg
- the LOC124941211 gene encoding DNA-binding protein SMUBP-2 isoform X2, protein MEASERAGNFRVQFAAQHKSIARKISQPKTFQSSLGMDLDKVKAIQSRIDEFTKHMSDLLRIERDSELEYTQEELDAVPLPSKDIPSSPKAIDYLVSHGQSDQELCDTICNLNAINSSTGLGGMHLVLFRVDGNHRLPPTTLSPGDMVCVRTCDSRGAGATSCMQGFVHNLGEDGCSITVALESRHGDPTFAKLFGKSIRIDRIPGLADALTYERNCEALMILRKKGLDKNNPSIAVVATLFGDKEDVSWLEEKNIVDWTEVKADDILNSKYDDSQRKALSFGLNQKRPVLIIQGPPGTGKSVLLKELILQAVKQGERVLLTAPTNAAVDNIVEKLSDSEIKIVRCGNPARISPVVASKSLVELVNVKIADFRAEFDRKRSDLRKDLRLCLRDDSLASGIRQLLKQLGKALKKKEKEIIKEILEGAHVVLATNTGAADPLIRRLDAFDLVIIDEAAQAIEASCWIPILQGKRCILAGDQCQLAPIILSRIASEGGLGISLLERATTLHDEVLVTKLTTQFRMNDAISSWASREMYGGSLKSSPIVASHLLVDSPFVKPTWITQCPLLLLDTRKQHGSLSIGCEERLDPAGTGSFYNEGEADIVVEHVACLIYAGVNPAAILVQSPYVAQVQLLRDMLDELYEARGVEVSTVDSFQGREADAVIVSMVRSNTLGAVGFLGDSRRMNVAITRARKHVAVICDSSTICHNTFLARLLRHIRHNGRVKHAEPGAYGGSGLGMDPMLA, encoded by the exons ATGGAAGCTTCTGAAAGAGCTGGCAACTTCAG GGTGCAATTTGCAGCTCAGCACAAATCTATTGCAAGGAAAATTTCTCAACCTAAGACTTTCCAAAGTAGTCTGGGTATGGATCTTGACAAGGTCAAGGCCATTCAAAGCAGGATTGATGAGTTTACTAAACACATGTCAGATCTTCTTCGTATAGAAAGAGATTCTGAACTAGAGTATACACAAGAAGAGTTGGATGCTGTTCCTTTACCCAGCAAGGATATCCCCAGTTCACCAAAAGCAATTGATTACTTGGTTAGCCATGGCCAGTCTGATCAAGAACTTTGTGATACCATCTGCAATTTGAATGCAATTAACTCGTCTACAG GATTAGGTGGAATGCATTTGGTACTATTTAGGGTAGATGGAAATCACAGGCTACCACCAACTACCCTTTCGCCTGGAGACATGGTTTGTGTGAGAACTTGTGACAGCAGGGGTGCTGGCGCAACATCTTGCATGCAGGGGTTTGTTCATAATCTCGGAGAGGATGGATGTAGCATTACTGTGGCTTTAGAATCTAGACATGGTGATCCCACCTTCGCTAAGCTCTTTGGGAAGTCTATACGCATTGATCGGATTCCTGGATTAGCTGATGCACTGACATATGAG CGAAATTGTGAAGCATTGATGATATTGCGGAAGAAAGGTTTGGATAAGAACAACCCCTCCATTGCTGTAGTTGCTACGCTATTTGGAGACAAAGAAGATGTTTCTTGGCTGgaggaaaaaaatattgtggATTGGACTGAAGTGAAAGCTGATGATATTTTAAACTCTAAATATGATGATTCCCAAAGGAAAGCACTATCCTTTGGTTTGAACCAGAAACGTCCAGTTCTGATAATACAAGGGCCTCCAGGTACTGGAAAATCGGTTCTACTAAAAGAACTGATCTTACAAGCAGTCAAACAGGGTGAGAGGGTCCTTTTAACTGCACCAACAAATGCTGCCGTTGACAACATTGTTGAAAAACTTTCTGATAGCGAAATAAAAATTGTACGTTGTGGAAATCCAGCAAGGATATCGCCTGTTGTTGCTTCAAAGTCGCTGGTAGAGCTTGTGAATGTGAAGATTGCAGATTTCAGAGCAGAGTTTGATAGAAAAAGATCGGATTTAAGGAAGGACTTAAGACTTTGTTTGAGGGATGATTCTCTAGCTTCTGGGATTCGTCAACTTCTGAAACAATTAGGTAAAGctttgaagaagaaggaaaaggAAATCATAAAGGAGATATTAGAAGGCGCTCATGTTGTTCTGGCAACCAATACTGGAGCAGCTGATCCTCTCATTCGACGGTTAGATGCATTTGATCTGGTTATTATAGATGAAGCAGCCCAAGCAATTGAAGCTTCTTGCTGGATCCCAATATTGCAGGGAAAAAGGTGTATTCTTGCAGGTGATCAATGCCAACTAGCTCCAATAATTCTATCTAGAATAGCTTCTGAAGGTGGTCTTGGAATATCACTCTTGGAGAGAGCAACAACCTTGCATGATGAAGTTCTAGTCACCAAACTGACAACTCAATTCAGGATGAATGATGCAATATCAAGTTGGGCTTCAAGGGAGATGTATGGTGGATCATTAAAATCCTCCCCCATTGTTGCTTCTCATCTACTTGTGGATTCTCCATTTGTTAAG CCTACTTGGATAACACAATGTCCATTGCTTTTGCTCGATACAAGAAAACAACATGGAAGTTTATCCATAGGCTGTGAGGAGCGTTTGGATCCTGCTGGGACAGGTTCTTTTTACAATGAAGGGGAAGCAGATATTGTTGTGGAACACGTTGCTTGTTTGATATATGCTG GTGTTAACCCGGCAGCTATCTTAGTTCAGTCTCCTTATGTTGCTCAGGTACAACTCCTAAGGGACATGCTGGATGAGCTTTATGAGGCTAGAGGAGTAGAAGTTTCGACTGTTGACAGCTTTCAAGGTCGGGAAGCTGATGCAGTGATTGTATCAATG GTTCGATCAAACACACTAGGAGCGGTTGGATTCTTGGGGGACAGCCGACGTATGAACGTGGCCATAACAAGAGCACGCAAACACGTTGCAGTTATATGCGATAGCTCAACAATATGCCATAACACTTTCCTTGCCAGGCTTTTGCGTCATATCAGGCATAATGGTAGAGTGAAGCACGCAGAGCCTGGTGCATATGGTGGTTCTGGCCTTGGTATGGACCCAATGCTGGCCTAg
- the LOC124941213 gene encoding uncharacterized protein LOC124941213, whose translation MVESLLRSPAMALSTIRSSFFISRRSIVTSHQLLNLRDTVTRTPLLLSSISKNQPLQMMMIRRYRGGDSLTSSRNLIRFNTIRTLSQLNDSAGPIDSPLILSMEKKIKEQLNAESVVVNDAYGDGRHVSIDVISSAFEGQSMVNRQRMVYKAIWEELQNIVHAVDKMTTKTPVEADAEK comes from the exons ATGGTGGAATCGCTTCTGCGTTCTCCTGCGATGGCGTTATCCACCATAAGATCAAGTTTCTTCATCAGCCGCCGCTCAATCGTCACATCTCATCAACTCCTCAATCTTCGTGACACTGTTACCAGAACACCTCTTCTATTATCATCCATCTCTAAGAACCAACCGCTCCAGATGATGATGATTAGGCGTTACCGCGGCGGCGATTCTCTCACATCTAGCCGTAACTTGATCCGTTTCAACACCATAAGAACATTATCTCAACTCAATGATTCCGCCGGCCCTATCGATTCTCCTTTGATACTATCAATGGAGAAGAAG ATAAAAGAGCAGCTAAACGCAGAATCTGTAGTTGTGAACGATGCGTATGGTGATGGACGACACGTTAG TATCGATGTAATTTCATCAGCTTTCGAAGGACAATCTATGGTAAACAGACAGAGGATGGTTTACAAGGCTATTTGGGAGGAATTGCAGAACATTGTTCATGCTGTTGACAAGATGACAACCAAAACACCTGTTGAAGCTGATGCTGAGAAGTGA